DNA from Helicobacter pylori:
TGAGTAAGATCGCGCTGGCTTTGATGATTTTAGCCTTATTGTTAGGTTTAAGGAAATTGATCACTTGGCTTTTAGCCTTATTATTAGATCGTATTTTTGAAATCATGCAACGCAATAAAAAAATGCATGTCAATGTGCAAAGCAGCATTGTTTCGCCGGTTTCTGTCTTTTTAGCCCTATTCAGTTGCGATGTGGCTTTAGACATTTTCTACTACCCTAACGCATCGCCTCCTAAAGTTTCTATGTGGGTGGGCGCGGTGTATATCATGCTTTTAGCATGGTTAGTGATAGCACTTTTTAAAGGCTATGGGGAAGCGTTAGTTACGAATATGGCTACCAAAAGCACGCACAATTTTAGAAAAGAAGTGATCAACTTGATTTTAAAAGTCGTGTATTTTTTGATTTTTATTGTCGCGCTTTTAGGGGTTTTGAAGCAACTAGGGTTTAACGTTTCAGCCATCATCGCTTCTTTAGGGATTGGAGGGTTAGCGGTGGCTTTAGCGGTTAAAGATGTGTTGGCGAATTTTTTTGCTTCTGTCATCTTGTTGTTAGACAATTCGTTTTCTCAAGGGGATTGGATCGTGTGCGGTGAAGTGGAAGGCACGGTGGTGGAAATGGGGTTAAGGCGCACCACGATCAGAGCCTTTGATAACGCTCTTTTGTCCGTGCCTAATTCAGAGTTAGCCGGAAAACCCATCAGGAATTGGAGCCGTCGTAAAGTGGGAAGGCGTATTAAAATGGAAATAGGCTTAACTTATAGCTCTAGCCAAAGCGCTTTACAGCTTTGCGTGAAAGACATTAAAGAAATGCTAGAAAACCACCCCAAAATCGCTAATGGGGCCGATAGCGCTTTGCAAAATGCGAGCGATTACCGCTACATGTTTAAAAAGGATATTGTTTCTATTGACGATTTTTTAGGGTATAAAAACAATCTGTTTGTCTTTTTAGACCAGTTTGCGGACAGCTCTATTAATATTTTAGTGTATTGCTTTTCTAAGACGGTGGTTTGGGAAGAGTGGCTAGAAGTCAAAGAAGACGTGATGCTAAAAATCATGGGGATTGTGGAAAAGCACCATTTGAGTTTTGCTTTCCCATCACAGAGTTTGTATGTGGAGAGTTTGCCAGAAGTTAGCCTGAAAGAAGGGGCTAAAATCTAAAACTTGCAATTATTGGTAGATGTATTCTTTGGTTAAGGGGAAAGTGTTATCCACGCTGTTGGTTAAAAGCAATTGGAATAAATCCGCACTCCCCACCCTGAAAGCGGAAGCGCAAGTCCTTAAATACAGATCCCACATGCGGATAAAGCGTTCGTCATAGCCGAGTCTTTTCACTTGGTCTAGATTGTGGTTGAAATTGTCTCGCCAAATGTCTAAAGTCTTGGCGTAATGGATGCGTAAGCTTTCAGCCATGATCAGGTGGAAGTCGCACTCGCTCATCACGCTCATCACTTCTCTTAAAGAGGGCAAGTAGCCGCCCGGGAAGATGTATTTATCCATCCATGCGTTAGTCTTGCCTTCAAAACAGCATAAAATGGAGTGGAGCAAAAACATCCCGCCTCTCTTTAACACTTCTTTAACTTTTTTGAAATAAAAGGGCAAATTATCCTTACCCACATGCTCAAACATGCCCACGCTCACCACCTTATCAAAGCGATACAACCGCCCGTCTAAATCCTGGTAATTCAATAATTTGATCGTTACTTTATCTTCTAAGCCCAGCTCTTGGACTCGTTTGTTAGCCTGTTTGTATTGCTCGCTAGAAATGGTGATCCCCATCACTTCTGCCCCATATTCTTGCGCGGCTTTTATGGAGAGATAGCCCCAGCCACAGCCTATATCCAGCAGTTTTTCGCCTTGTTTTAAATGGAGTTTTTTTAAAGTGTGATCCAATTTTTGGAGTTGGGCGGCATGGAGGGTGTCATCGTCCTTTTTGAAATAAGCGCATGAATAGCTTAAGGTTTCATCCAGCCAAATAGAATAAAAGTCATTCCCTAAATCGTAATGTTTAGAAATATTGGAGCTTTCTTTAAGGGGTTTTTGAACGGCTTTAGCGCTATCATGCTTGTGCAAATGCTCATAATTGGTTTGCAAATACAAAGAGTGCATCACCTCATCCATAGAGCCTTCAATATCAATCACGCCATCCATATAAGCTTCAGCGATCGTCAAAGACATGTCTTTTTTAATGTCGCTAAATTTCAGGGGGCGATGGATTTTAAGGGTGAATTTAGGCGAATGTTCGCCATTCCTATAAACGCTATTGTCCCAAAAAACGACCTGATAATCGCCGTTTTTCCACTGCTTGAACATGCTTTTGAGCAAAAATTTTGAAATCATCTGTCTATTCCTTAACTCATTTTTCAATTTTTTGAGCGCTAATTATAATGGATTTTAAGCTAAAAACACCCCATGAATAAGCATAAATTCAACCTCTATTCTCTAAATTTCTAAAAGCATGTTAAAATTAAGAGATTTAAACAAATTTAAGGTAACACGATTATAAAGATGCAAAAATCACTGATCACAACCCCCATTTATTATGTGAATGACATCCCTCATATTGGCCATGCTTATACGACTTTGATTGCGGACACTTTAAAGAAGTATTACACGCTTCAAGGCGAAGAAGTCTTTTTTTTAACCGGCACCGATGAGCATGGGCAAAAGATCGAACAAAGCGCGAGGTTGAGGAATCAAAGCCCCAAAGCTTACGCCGATAGCATTAGCGCGATTTTTAAAAACCAGTGGGATTTTTTCAATTTGGATTATGATGGTTTTATCCGCACCACAGACAGCGAGCATCAAAAATGCGTGCAAAACGCCTTTGAAATCATGTTTGAAAAAGGGGACATTTATAAAGGCACTTATAGTGGGTATTATTGCGTGAGCTGTGAGAGTTATTGTGCGATCTCTAAAACGGACAACACGAACGATAAAGTCCTATGCCCTGATTGCTTGAGGGAGACTACGCTTTTAGAAGAAGAGAGTTATTTTTTTAAATTGAGCGCGTATGAAAAGCCTTTATTGGAGTTTTACGCTAAAAACCCTGAAGCGATTTTGCCTATTTATCGTAAAAATGAGGTAACTTCTTTTATTGAGCAGGGTTTATTGGATCTGTCTATCACGCGTACGAGCTTTGAGTGGGGCATTCCTTTGCCTAAAAAGATGAACGATCCTAAACATGTGGTGTATGTTTGGCTGGACGCTTTATTGAATTATGCGAGCGCGTTAGGGTATTTGAACGATTTAGACAATAAAATGGTGCATTTTGAACGCGCTAGGCATATTGTGGGTAAGGATATTTTACGCTTCCATGCCATTTATTGGCCAGCCTTTTTGATGAGTTTGAATTTGCCCTTATTCAAACAGCTTTGCGTGCATGGGTGGTGGACGATAGAGGGCGTGAAAATGAGTAAGAGCTTGGGTAATGTTTTAGACGCTCAAAAGCTCGCTATGGAGTATGGGATTGAAGAATTACGCTATTTTTTATTGCGTGAGGTGCCTTTTGGGCAAGATGGGGATTTTTCTAAAAAAGCGTTAACAGAAAGGATCAATGCGAATTTGAATAACGATTTGGGGAATTTGCTGAATCGCTTGCTAGGCATGGCTAAAAAATATTTCAATTATTCTCTAAAAAGTGCCAAAATCACCGCATATTATCCTAAAGAGCTAGAAAAAGCGCATCAAATTTTAGATAACGCTAATTCTTTCGTACCTAAAATGCAGTTGCATAAGGCTTTAGAGGAATTGTTTAATATTTATGATTTTTTGAATAAACTCATCGCTAAAGAAGAGCCGTGGGTCTTGCATAAAAACAACGAATCAGAAAAACTAGAAGCTTTATTGAGTTTGATCGCAAACGCGCTGTTACAATCAAGCTTCTTGCTCTATGCGTTCATGCCAAAGAGCGCTATGAAATTAGCGAGCGCTTTTCGTGTAGAAATCACGCCCAATAATTACGAACGCTTTTTTAAAGCTAAAAATTTACAAGATATGGTTTTACAAGACACCGAGCCTTTATTTTGTAAAATGGAAAAAGTGGAAAAAGCCTCACCAGAAAAAGCCCCACTAAAAGAAAATCAAGAAAAAGAAAAAAAAGACGAAAAAGAAAAAGCCCCACCAACACAAGAAAATTATATCAATATTGAGGATTTCAAAAAAGTAGAGATTAAAGTGGGGCTTATCAAAGAAGCTCAAAGGATTGAAAAATCCAATAAATTACTGCGCTTAAAAGTGGATTTAGGCGAAAATCGTTTGAGGCAGATCATCTCAGGGATCGCTTTGGATTATGAGCCTGAAAGTTTGGTGGGGCAAATGGTGTGCGTGGTGGCTAATTTAAAACCCGCAAAGCTCATGGGCGAAATGAGTGAGGGCATGATTTTAGCGGTGCGAGATAGCGATAATCTAGCTTTAATCAGCCCTACCAAAGAAAAAATCGCAGGAAGTTTGATCAGTTAAATGCGATTAGGGGTGAATGAAGCCGTAGAATTGAGTTTGGGTGAATTGCAAAACACACCCTCAATCAGCTATTTTAATTCTATTGTTTTGTCCTTAAATAAAGTCCAAAAAGGCTCTTTATTTGCCGCTAAAGATCATGCGCTCATTCCTAAAGCTTTAGAGTTAGGGGCTTATGGGATTTTATATACAGGAGAATATCCTTTAAGCGATAAGGATGTGGCATGGATCAAGCTTAAAGATATAGAGCATTCTTTGAACCATTTGTTTAAATTTTGTTTGTTGAATGAGCGCGTGGTTGGAGCGTTGTTAAGCCCCATAGAATTAGAGATCGCTTCTAAAATCATCGTGAGCGAATTTGTGTGGTGTTTGAAAGAGAGTCTTGAAGATTTATTCATTATGGAAGGGTGTAAAATAGCCTTTTTTGATAAATTGGAGTGGCTTCATTTGTTTTACAAGCAAGAACGCTTGAAAGAAGATTTGAAAGACGATTTAAAAGAAAGCCGTTTGATTGTTCTCAACCAATCGTTTTTTTGCAGTGCTTTAGTCTATGAAAAACAAGAATACGAATTAAAAATGCCATGCATCTTTTTAGAGCCTTTAAAAAGGGTGATTCAATTGTGCGAGAAATTAAAGATTGAATTTGATTTGAATCTTTTAGGCAAAAAAGAATACCCAATAGATCATTGCAAACCCTTTTTTGTGAATAAAAATTTAGAAATAGCCCCCTATGGCGCAACGGCAAGGGTGATTGCCGCTGAGACTTCAAAAGAATTGTTTGAAACGATGCTTCAAAAAGCCTTTGAGAATTTATCGTGGGGGAAAATTGTCGTGTTTTGTCGTAAAAACAGCGTGGCTTTCTTTGAAAAAAATAACCCTTATTGTTACACCACTCATAACAACCTTAAAGAGCAATTAAAAAATTTAGCGTTTAATTTCGCTTTTATTTATGGGATTAGCTCCCATCATTTAGAATCCCTTTTAAACCCCCCCCTTTTTAAAAAAACCCCCACGCTATGGTAAGTCATGCTCATTTGTAACGATAAATTCAATCCAAAAACCCTTTTAGAAGAAATCATGGCACTAAGGCCATGGCGTAAAGGCCCTTTTGAAATTTCTCAAATTAAGATTGATAGCGAATGGGATAGCTCCATTAAATGGGATCTAGTCAAAAACGCCACTCCCTTAAAAGACAAAATAGTGGCTGATGTGGGTTGCAATAACGGCTATTACTTGTTTAAGATGCTAGAACATAAGCCTAAAAGTTTGGTGGGGTTTGATCCGGGCGTTTTAGTCAAAAAACAATTTGAATTTTTAGCCCCCTTTTTTGATAAAGAAAAAAAAATCATTTATGAGTCTTTAGGGGTAGAGGGTTTGCATGAAAAATACCCTAACGCTTTTGATGTCGTTTTTTGCTTAGGGGTGCTATACCACAGGAAAAGCCCGCTAGAAGCTTTAAAAGCCTTGTATCATGCTTTAAAGATAAAAGGGGAGCTGGTGTTGGATACGCTTATTATTGATTCGCCCCTAGACATCGCCCTTTGCCCTAAAAAAACTTACGCTAAAATGAAAAACGTTTATTTTATCCCTAGCGTTAGCGCTTTAAAAGGGTGGTGCGAAAGGGTGGGGTTTGAAAATTTTGAGATTCTTAGCGTTTCAAAGACCACGCCTAAAGAACAGCGTAAAACGGATTTTATTTTGGGGCAAAGTTTGGAAGATTTTTTGGATAAAACGGATCACTCTAAAACTTTAGAGGGGTATGACGCCCCTTTAAGGGGGTATTTTAAAATGCTTAAACCAAGCAAGCGTTAAAATAAAGGATAAGATAGTGCAAGAATCAGTCGTTCATGTGGATTATGACTCTTTAGAGACTTGTAAGAATTTCAAACCAAGCGTTGGCACTGAATTGGTCGTTTTAGAAAAAAACATCGCCCATGTCCGTTTCAAGGGCAATGAAAACATGGTGTATGAAGAAAATTTTGTGCATGCCGGGTTTGTGCTTCTTGCGTGCAATTATGCGGCCTTGTGCGCGTTGAATAAAAAATACAGCGTGGTGGTTTCTAATAACATCAATTTTTACGCCCCCCTAGAATTGAATCAAGAAGCACTCATTAAAGCACAAGTCATTCAAGATGGCGTGAAAAAAGCTGAAATAAGGATAGAGGCGTTTGTGTTAGACATTCAGGTTTTAGAGGGAATGGTAGAAATCGTGGTGTTTGATAAAAAGCCTTTTAAATTCAATTTTAAAGAAGAGTAGTAAATGGTTATTGTTTTAGTCGTGGATAGCTTTAAAGACACCAGTAATGGCACTTCTATGACAGCGTTTCGTTTTTTTGAAGCGCTGAAAAAAAGAGGGCATGCGATGAGAGTGGTTGCCCCTCATGTGGATAATTTAGGGAGTGAAGAAGAGGGGTATTACAACCTTAAAGAGCGCTATATCCCCCTAGTTACAGAAATTTCACACAAACAGCACATTCTTTTTGCTAAACCGGATGAAAAAATTCTACGAAAGGCTTTTAAGGGAGCGGACATGATCCATACTTATTTGCCTTTTTTGCTAGAAAAAACAGCCGTAAAAATCGCGCGAGAAATGCAAGTGCCTTATATTGGCTCTTTCCATTTACAGCCAGAGCATATTTCTTATAACATGAAATTGGGGCAATTTTCTTGGCTAAACACCATGCTTTTTTCATGGTTTAAATCTTCGCATTACCGCTATATCCACCATATCCATTGCCCGTCAAAATTCATTGTAGAAGAATTGGAAAAATACAACTATGGAGGGAAAAAATACGCTATCTCTAACGGCTTTGATCCCATGTTTAAATTTGAGCACCCGCAAAAAAGCCTTTTTGACA
Protein-coding regions in this window:
- the cmoB gene encoding tRNA 5-methoxyuridine(34)/uridine 5-oxyacetic acid(34) synthase CmoB yields the protein MLICNDKFNPKTLLEEIMALRPWRKGPFEISQIKIDSEWDSSIKWDLVKNATPLKDKIVADVGCNNGYYLFKMLEHKPKSLVGFDPGVLVKKQFEFLAPFFDKEKKIIYESLGVEGLHEKYPNAFDVVFCLGVLYHRKSPLEALKALYHALKIKGELVLDTLIIDSPLDIALCPKKTYAKMKNVYFIPSVSALKGWCERVGFENFEILSVSKTTPKEQRKTDFILGQSLEDFLDKTDHSKTLEGYDAPLRGYFKMLKPSKR
- the cfaS gene encoding cyclopropane fatty acid synthase, whose product is MISKFLLKSMFKQWKNGDYQVVFWDNSVYRNGEHSPKFTLKIHRPLKFSDIKKDMSLTIAEAYMDGVIDIEGSMDEVMHSLYLQTNYEHLHKHDSAKAVQKPLKESSNISKHYDLGNDFYSIWLDETLSYSCAYFKKDDDTLHAAQLQKLDHTLKKLHLKQGEKLLDIGCGWGYLSIKAAQEYGAEVMGITISSEQYKQANKRVQELGLEDKVTIKLLNYQDLDGRLYRFDKVVSVGMFEHVGKDNLPFYFKKVKEVLKRGGMFLLHSILCCFEGKTNAWMDKYIFPGGYLPSLREVMSVMSECDFHLIMAESLRIHYAKTLDIWRDNFNHNLDQVKRLGYDERFIRMWDLYLRTCASAFRVGSADLFQLLLTNSVDNTFPLTKEYIYQ
- a CDS encoding mechanosensitive ion channel family protein, producing the protein MRLLLWWVLVLSLFLNPLRAVEEHETDAVDLFLIFNQINQLNQVIETYKKNPERSAEISLYNTQKNDLIKSLTSKVLNERDKIGIDINQNLKEQEKIKKRLSKSIKGDDFYTFMKDRLSLDILLIDEILYRFIDKIRSSIDIFSEQKDVESISDAFLLRLGQFKLYTFPKNLGNVKMHELEQMFSDYELRLNTYTEVLRYIKNHPKEVLPKNLIMEVNMDFVLNKISKVLPFTAHSLQVSKIALALMILALLLGLRKLITWLLALLLDRIFEIMQRNKKMHVNVQSSIVSPVSVFLALFSCDVALDIFYYPNASPPKVSMWVGAVYIMLLAWLVIALFKGYGEALVTNMATKSTHNFRKEVINLILKVVYFLIFIVALLGVLKQLGFNVSAIIASLGIGGLAVALAVKDVLANFFASVILLLDNSFSQGDWIVCGEVEGTVVEMGLRRTTIRAFDNALLSVPNSELAGKPIRNWSRRKVGRRIKMEIGLTYSSSQSALQLCVKDIKEMLENHPKIANGADSALQNASDYRYMFKKDIVSIDDFLGYKNNLFVFLDQFADSSINILVYCFSKTVVWEEWLEVKEDVMLKIMGIVEKHHLSFAFPSQSLYVESLPEVSLKEGAKI
- a CDS encoding ferrochelatase, with amino-acid sequence MRLGVNEAVELSLGELQNTPSISYFNSIVLSLNKVQKGSLFAAKDHALIPKALELGAYGILYTGEYPLSDKDVAWIKLKDIEHSLNHLFKFCLLNERVVGALLSPIELEIASKIIVSEFVWCLKESLEDLFIMEGCKIAFFDKLEWLHLFYKQERLKEDLKDDLKESRLIVLNQSFFCSALVYEKQEYELKMPCIFLEPLKRVIQLCEKLKIEFDLNLLGKKEYPIDHCKPFFVNKNLEIAPYGATARVIAAETSKELFETMLQKAFENLSWGKIVVFCRKNSVAFFEKNNPYCYTTHNNLKEQLKNLAFNFAFIYGISSHHLESLLNPPLFKKTPTLW
- the metG gene encoding methionine--tRNA ligase, giving the protein MQKSLITTPIYYVNDIPHIGHAYTTLIADTLKKYYTLQGEEVFFLTGTDEHGQKIEQSARLRNQSPKAYADSISAIFKNQWDFFNLDYDGFIRTTDSEHQKCVQNAFEIMFEKGDIYKGTYSGYYCVSCESYCAISKTDNTNDKVLCPDCLRETTLLEEESYFFKLSAYEKPLLEFYAKNPEAILPIYRKNEVTSFIEQGLLDLSITRTSFEWGIPLPKKMNDPKHVVYVWLDALLNYASALGYLNDLDNKMVHFERARHIVGKDILRFHAIYWPAFLMSLNLPLFKQLCVHGWWTIEGVKMSKSLGNVLDAQKLAMEYGIEELRYFLLREVPFGQDGDFSKKALTERINANLNNDLGNLLNRLLGMAKKYFNYSLKSAKITAYYPKELEKAHQILDNANSFVPKMQLHKALEELFNIYDFLNKLIAKEEPWVLHKNNESEKLEALLSLIANALLQSSFLLYAFMPKSAMKLASAFRVEITPNNYERFFKAKNLQDMVLQDTEPLFCKMEKVEKASPEKAPLKENQEKEKKDEKEKAPPTQENYINIEDFKKVEIKVGLIKEAQRIEKSNKLLRLKVDLGENRLRQIISGIALDYEPESLVGQMVCVVANLKPAKLMGEMSEGMILAVRDSDNLALISPTKEKIAGSLIS
- a CDS encoding glycosyltransferase family 4 protein, which produces MVIVLVVDSFKDTSNGTSMTAFRFFEALKKRGHAMRVVAPHVDNLGSEEEGYYNLKERYIPLVTEISHKQHILFAKPDEKILRKAFKGADMIHTYLPFLLEKTAVKIAREMQVPYIGSFHLQPEHISYNMKLGQFSWLNTMLFSWFKSSHYRYIHHIHCPSKFIVEELEKYNYGGKKYAISNGFDPMFKFEHPQKSLFDTTPFKIAMVGRYSNEKNQSVLIKAVALSRYKQDIVLLLKGKGPDEKKIKLLAQKLGVKTEFGFVNSHELLEILKTCTLYVHTANVESEAIACLEAISVGVVPVIANSPLSATRQFALDERSLFEPNNAKDLSAKIDWWLENKLERERMQNEYAKSALNYTLENSVIQIEKVYEEAIRDFKNNPNLFKTLS
- a CDS encoding hotdog domain-containing protein codes for the protein MQESVVHVDYDSLETCKNFKPSVGTELVVLEKNIAHVRFKGNENMVYEENFVHAGFVLLACNYAALCALNKKYSVVVSNNINFYAPLELNQEALIKAQVIQDGVKKAEIRIEAFVLDIQVLEGMVEIVVFDKKPFKFNFKEE